One stretch of Sander lucioperca isolate FBNREF2018 chromosome 13, SLUC_FBN_1.2, whole genome shotgun sequence DNA includes these proteins:
- the LOC116056031 gene encoding uncharacterized protein LOC116056031, producing MDTSKKIAPSTKKYVLCKMPADWATLPVFSDVSRQHGCIAVYTKSRQDNSLVYEGYICPAAPEMLSMSAVQLPPRPESFAQKYERLLEKIRAEEAKAQAQEKISEAGQGVVRAEPNPMPGSEDTADESKQQIKAEATSETKNKSEHLNLSLQRTESNTDYPLPLEILDRRESLLPVAPEGGTEEFFLCLEPWEDTVDMEFLNRLYL from the exons ATGGACACGTCAAAAAAGA TTGCTCCATCAACAAAAAAATATGTGCTATGTAAGATGCCAGCAGACTGGGCTACTCTGCCTGTGTTTTCTGATGTTAGTCGACAACATGGCTGTATTGCAGTTTATACAAAGAGTAGGCAAGACAACAGCCTTGTATATGAAGGTTACATTTGTCCAGCTGCTCCTGAAATGCTGTCTATGTCAGCGGTGCAGCTACCACCAAGGCCGGAGAGCTTTGCACAGAAGTATGAACGACTGCTAGAGAAGATCAGAGCTGAGGAGGCTAAGGCTCAAGCTCAAGAAAAAATCAGCGAAGCAGGGCAAGGTGTTGTCAGAGCAGAGCCAAACCCCATGCCAGGCAGTGAAGATACAGCTGATGAATCAAAACAGCAGATAAAAGCAGAGGCCACCAGTGAAACTAAAAACAAATCAGAACATCTAAATCTGTCCCTGCAGAGGACGGAGTCCAACACCGATTATCCACTTCCACTAGAAATCCTCGACAGAAGAGAGAGTTTACTCCCAGTAGCCCCTGAAGGAGGGACAGAAgagttttttctttgtcttgaaCCTTGGGAGGACACTGTGGACATGGAGTTCTTGAACCGTTTGTATTTGTGA